One Leptospirales bacterium DNA segment encodes these proteins:
- a CDS encoding 4Fe-4S binding protein — MHPGRLPAWLAPLLLICGGLLGIALPLSSLFWPGSLSPPALWLSLCLDLLAAGALIHFARRSLQREAGIDNDNIVRSAISARGAVAWLCALALTGLYTIIYFGRQLPLGPSKTLHDWMAAHVYLWFSPLSQALRAAPADEWFFYSTLYTFAVLVFAARMLLKYRHNRYQILRTISVGAFQLGFGYMIPYLLIRFQQPEHFFSYFWPLKAEYLAPDHWLPALSQGAQSPALWFLGFGAMMSFVATPLLTMRFGKRWYCSWVCGCGGLAETMGDPFRQLSSKSLSAWRLERWLIHSILAAIVISTAALWINSVSGGKLLGQFSGVLANAYGFYIGKIFAGVIGVGFYPLLGSRVWCRFGCPMAAILGFFQRFLSRFRITTNGGQCISCGNCSTYCEMGIDVRWYAQRGQNIVRSSCVGCGVCAAVCPRGVLRLENAAMAGRLATPPMVELR; from the coding sequence ATGCACCCCGGCCGACTGCCCGCCTGGCTGGCGCCGCTGTTGCTAATTTGCGGCGGCTTGCTGGGCATCGCCTTGCCTCTGTCCAGTCTGTTCTGGCCCGGATCGCTCTCGCCGCCGGCCCTGTGGTTGAGTCTCTGCCTGGACCTGCTGGCCGCCGGCGCGCTGATTCATTTTGCGCGCCGCTCGCTGCAACGCGAAGCGGGCATTGACAATGACAATATCGTTCGCTCCGCAATCAGCGCCCGCGGCGCCGTCGCCTGGCTTTGTGCGCTGGCGCTCACCGGATTGTATACGATCATTTACTTTGGACGACAGCTGCCCCTTGGCCCTTCGAAAACGCTGCACGATTGGATGGCGGCGCATGTTTACCTCTGGTTTTCACCCCTATCGCAGGCGCTGCGCGCCGCGCCAGCCGATGAATGGTTCTTCTACTCGACGCTCTATACTTTTGCAGTACTGGTTTTTGCGGCGCGCATGCTCCTGAAGTACCGCCACAATCGCTATCAGATCCTGCGCACCATATCCGTAGGCGCCTTCCAGCTGGGCTTTGGCTACATGATTCCTTATCTGTTGATTCGCTTCCAGCAGCCGGAGCACTTTTTCAGCTACTTCTGGCCGCTGAAGGCCGAGTATCTGGCGCCCGACCACTGGCTGCCGGCGCTATCGCAGGGCGCCCAATCGCCGGCGCTCTGGTTTCTGGGTTTTGGCGCGATGATGAGCTTCGTGGCCACGCCGCTTTTGACCATGCGTTTTGGCAAACGCTGGTACTGCTCGTGGGTCTGCGGCTGCGGCGGCCTGGCCGAAACGATGGGCGATCCCTTTCGACAGCTCTCCAGCAAATCGCTTTCCGCCTGGCGTCTGGAGCGCTGGCTGATCCACAGCATCCTGGCGGCAATTGTTATAAGCACGGCCGCACTGTGGATCAATTCCGTAAGCGGCGGCAAACTGCTGGGACAATTCTCAGGGGTGCTTGCCAATGCTTATGGCTTTTACATCGGGAAGATTTTTGCCGGCGTCATTGGCGTGGGCTTTTACCCGCTGCTGGGCAGTCGCGTCTGGTGTCGCTTTGGCTGTCCGATGGCCGCCATCCTGGGTTTTTTTCAGCGCTTCCTCTCTCGCTTTCGCATAACGACCAACGGCGGTCAGTGCATTAGCTGCGGTAATTGTTCAACCTACTGCGAAATGGGCATTGATGTGCGCTGGTATGCGCAGCGCGGTCAGAACATTGTTCGCTCTTCTTGTGTCGGTTGCGGAGTTTGCGCCGCGGTGTGTCCGCGCGGCGTGCTGCGCCTGGAAAACGCGGCCATGGCTGGCCGACTTGCAACGCCGCCGATGGTTGAGCTGCGCTAG
- the alr gene encoding alanine racemase, whose protein sequence is MALVPGMQASRIEISRSAMLANVDALQSLAPESIFLAVIKSNAYGHGLEEAAGILRGRVRAFGVNSFGEFLRLRQVDAHTPCLIMGLAGLEFEELAAWLSQNSALTLPEIVVSSPEALQQALVWPITPPLHLKLDTGLSRLGADRSGWQACLQMLAAQPAAPWVGVMTHFADVEDVSDQRTARRQLQRFEEERAAVAEAAGQRRLLWHAAASAALVILPESRLDLVRAGISLYGLWASPQTRLSALSIYGRLPELRPALRWLARIAMIKTVAAGESVGYGCTVQLESETRLAVIPVGYYEGYERALSNRGAYVLIRGRRARLVGRVMMNMLIVDIQHIPEARPGDEAVLIGRQGEEELSADHLAALTGTINYEVTTRLNATLPRIVTE, encoded by the coding sequence ATGGCTCTGGTCCCTGGCATGCAGGCAAGCCGCATCGAGATCAGTCGCAGCGCGATGCTGGCTAATGTGGACGCCCTGCAGTCCCTGGCGCCGGAGAGCATATTCCTGGCGGTCATTAAATCCAACGCCTACGGCCATGGCCTCGAAGAAGCGGCTGGAATTTTGCGAGGACGGGTCCGCGCCTTTGGCGTTAATTCGTTTGGCGAATTCCTGCGATTACGCCAGGTGGATGCGCATACGCCCTGTCTGATCATGGGCCTGGCCGGGCTCGAATTTGAAGAGCTTGCCGCCTGGCTCAGTCAGAATTCCGCGCTGACCTTGCCGGAGATCGTCGTTTCCAGTCCGGAGGCCCTGCAGCAGGCCCTGGTCTGGCCAATTACGCCGCCGCTTCATTTGAAGCTGGATACTGGCCTCTCCCGTCTGGGCGCCGACCGCAGCGGCTGGCAAGCATGCCTGCAAATGCTGGCAGCACAACCGGCGGCGCCCTGGGTCGGAGTCATGACCCACTTTGCCGACGTGGAAGACGTTAGCGATCAGCGCACGGCGCGGCGACAGTTGCAGCGCTTTGAGGAAGAGCGCGCTGCCGTCGCCGAAGCTGCAGGCCAGCGACGCCTGCTGTGGCATGCCGCCGCCTCAGCAGCCCTGGTCATCCTTCCCGAATCGCGATTGGATCTGGTGCGCGCCGGGATCTCTCTCTACGGTCTCTGGGCCAGTCCACAGACCCGACTCTCCGCCCTTTCTATTTACGGCCGATTGCCGGAACTGCGCCCGGCGCTGCGCTGGTTGGCGCGCATTGCCATGATCAAAACCGTAGCGGCCGGGGAAAGCGTTGGCTATGGTTGCACGGTACAGCTGGAAAGCGAGACGCGTCTGGCAGTGATTCCCGTGGGCTACTATGAGGGCTACGAACGCGCTCTGTCCAACCGCGGCGCCTATGTTCTGATCCGCGGCCGTCGGGCGCGGCTGGTTGGGCGTGTTATGATGAACATGCTGATCGTCGATATACAGCACATACCGGAGGCGCGCCCCGGCGATGAAGCAGTGTTGATTGGCCGTCAAGGCGAGGAAGAGCTGAGCGCCGATCACTTGGCCGCGCTGACCGGAACCATCAATTACGAAGTGACAACGCGATTGAATGCAACGTTGCCCAGAATCGTAACGGAGTAA
- a CDS encoding polysaccharide biosynthesis protein — translation MLDWITKHRRFLILPVDAALTILAYFAANSLRFDQILPEQWEAFPGYSEVLRTLAVLVGCQLLALVFVGLYRSLWSYASIHDLVQILKGVSIGTLVGICALFLYNRLEGVSRSALVLDGVLLFLLISFRSFSWRIVRDLLLTPMPRNARRTLLVGAGLAAVRLMRELRNEPDSEYNPVGLVDDDRAKSGGLLQGLPVLGRPDDLPRLIRQLNIEAVLLTEKLPAARVRAIHRDCEEAGVSTKTLPPLRDMLNRPRIGGALRELTVEDLLGRDVVDLDNSEIHTALSGKTILITGAGGSIGSEVCRRLLQCQPAAMVLAEQAETALYEIDYELRNVQPPEKGARMPRIVSIIADIRDPRALDRIFREFEIQVVFHCAAYKHVPMMELNSAEAIYNNVIGTVRLAEAARDAGVDRFVMISTDKAVNPVNIMGASKRIAELYIQNLARTTDTCYITVRFGNVLGSSGSVIPLFSRQIAEGGPVTVTHPDIIRYFMTIPEAAGLVIQAGAMGKGGEIFILDMGEPVRIKDLAEDMIRFAGLVPHKDIEIRYVGLRPGEKLFEELLLDGEGVQPTHHRKIHIAMSRMFSLAELRRLIDELARAAARGDRMLIDARIADIVPEYKPVYSLGAQAELDLRLKQESSRLDAEESAATEPKEGQRREDRP, via the coding sequence ATGTTAGACTGGATTACCAAGCACCGGCGATTTTTGATTCTGCCGGTCGATGCCGCCCTTACGATCCTGGCCTACTTCGCCGCCAACTCCTTGCGCTTTGATCAGATCCTGCCCGAGCAATGGGAGGCTTTCCCCGGCTACAGTGAGGTGCTGCGGACGCTGGCGGTCCTTGTGGGATGCCAGCTTTTGGCCCTCGTCTTTGTCGGGCTCTATCGCAGCCTCTGGAGCTACGCCTCAATCCACGATCTGGTGCAAATCCTGAAAGGCGTTTCCATTGGCACGCTGGTCGGAATCTGTGCGCTCTTTCTCTACAATCGACTGGAAGGCGTCTCACGCAGCGCTCTGGTACTGGATGGCGTATTGCTATTCTTGTTGATCAGCTTTCGCAGCTTCAGCTGGCGCATCGTACGCGATTTGCTGCTTACGCCGATGCCGCGCAACGCCCGGCGCACATTGCTGGTAGGCGCCGGACTGGCCGCAGTACGCTTGATGCGCGAACTGCGCAATGAACCCGATAGCGAGTACAACCCCGTGGGCCTGGTGGATGACGATCGGGCCAAGAGCGGAGGACTGCTGCAGGGACTGCCAGTACTTGGTCGTCCGGATGATCTGCCCCGTTTGATCCGCCAGCTGAACATTGAAGCCGTTTTGCTCACGGAAAAATTACCGGCGGCGAGGGTTCGCGCTATACACCGCGACTGTGAAGAGGCCGGCGTTTCAACCAAGACGCTGCCGCCGCTGCGCGATATGCTGAACCGGCCGCGCATTGGCGGTGCGCTTCGCGAATTGACGGTGGAGGATTTGCTGGGTCGCGATGTGGTCGATCTCGACAATAGCGAGATCCATACGGCCCTTTCAGGCAAGACCATCTTGATCACCGGCGCCGGCGGTTCGATTGGCAGCGAGGTATGCCGTCGCTTGCTGCAGTGTCAGCCGGCAGCGATGGTTCTGGCTGAGCAGGCTGAAACGGCGCTCTACGAAATCGACTATGAGCTACGCAACGTGCAGCCCCCGGAAAAGGGCGCAAGAATGCCGCGCATCGTTTCGATCATCGCTGATATTCGCGACCCCCGGGCCCTGGATCGTATCTTTCGTGAGTTTGAAATCCAGGTCGTTTTCCATTGCGCCGCCTACAAGCACGTGCCAATGATGGAACTGAATTCCGCCGAGGCCATTTACAACAACGTGATTGGCACCGTGCGTTTGGCCGAGGCCGCTCGCGATGCCGGCGTCGATCGCTTCGTGATGATCTCCACCGACAAGGCGGTAAATCCAGTCAATATCATGGGCGCCAGCAAACGCATCGCCGAACTCTACATTCAGAACCTTGCGCGCACTACGGATACCTGCTATATCACAGTGCGCTTTGGCAATGTGCTGGGTTCCAGCGGTTCGGTTATTCCGCTCTTTTCTCGACAAATCGCCGAGGGCGGTCCGGTAACGGTCACGCATCCGGATATCATTCGCTACTTCATGACCATTCCTGAGGCCGCCGGACTTGTTATTCAGGCCGGCGCCATGGGCAAAGGCGGAGAGATCTTCATTCTTGATATGGGCGAACCGGTACGTATCAAGGACCTTGCCGAAGATATGATTCGATTTGCCGGACTTGTGCCGCATAAAGATATAGAGATCCGCTACGTTGGACTGCGACCAGGCGAGAAACTCTTTGAGGAATTGCTGCTTGATGGCGAGGGCGTCCAACCCACGCATCACAGAAAGATCCACATTGCGATGTCGCGCATGTTCAGCCTCGCTGAACTGCGGCGTCTGATTGACGAGCTGGCGCGCGCTGCTGCTCGCGGCGACCGCATGCTGATCGATGCGCGCATCGCCGACATCGTGCCGGAATACAAGCCGGTCTACAGTCTGGGAGCGCAGGCTGAGCTTGACCTACGGCTCAAGCAGGAAAGCAGCAGGTTGGACGCCGAAGAGAGCGCTGCGACAGAACCAAAGGAAGGACAGCGCCGCGAAGATCGTCCATAG
- a CDS encoding nucleotide pyrophosphohydrolase: MSAALTVAEAQQRVDHFIRSFPQGYFSELANLARLTEEAGELAHILLRRCGPLRPKPEDRISAEDLRNEMGDVLFTLICLANQQSIDLGQALLATIDRYNLRDRDRHHSPPQSAGDQSID; this comes from the coding sequence ATGAGCGCCGCGCTTACTGTTGCCGAAGCGCAGCAACGCGTTGACCATTTCATCCGTAGTTTTCCGCAGGGTTATTTTTCTGAACTGGCAAACCTTGCCCGACTTACGGAAGAGGCGGGCGAGCTGGCGCATATCTTGCTGCGGCGTTGCGGACCGCTGAGGCCCAAGCCTGAGGATCGCATCAGCGCGGAAGATCTTCGCAACGAGATGGGCGATGTTTTGTTCACGCTGATCTGTCTGGCAAACCAGCAATCCATCGATCTGGGACAGGCGCTGCTCGCGACCATTGACCGGTACAATCTACGCGATCGAGATCGACATCATTCGCCTCCGCAGTCAGCCGGCGATCAGTCTATCGACTAA